From a single Hymenobacter sp. YIM 151500-1 genomic region:
- a CDS encoding S46 family peptidase has translation MRKNNWAMALALAVLLPLTARADEGMWLPLFVKRLNHADMQKKGLKLTAEEIYDINNASLKDAVVQLGGFCTGEFVSSQGLLLTNHHCGYDAIQSHSTPQNNILQNGFFAATKAEEKKNPGLFVDILVRMEDVTGKVLEGITPATPEQERMATVQKRQKELADAAKENGQYVAYVRDMFGGNEYYLFVYQRFGDVRLVGAPPEAVGKFGGDTDNWMWPRHTGDFSMFRVYADKNNKPTATPQDGNVPYVPKKHLPVSLQGVSEGDFAMVFGFPGRTQRFLPAAGLQLTLDQTNPARIKLRDTRLKLWKEDMDRDPALRLKYASKYASIANYWKYFIGQNEGMKRLKTVEAKQAEEKALADWIAQDPARQQQYGEALSTINQAYAGIRQYNLSVQYINEGAFGTEIITLASRLMPLYMALKATPADKAAIQKAAADLKEPVAEHFKDYSAPTDKKVFAALMSLYQQDVPKDQLPDVFQTVQKQYGGSMQKYADYVFSTSFLTSQAKTDAFLAAPTLAKLEADPAFKTMNSVYTSFTQNILPTMQGLQAGLGRANRLYVAALREKNAQKVYSPDANSTIRLSYGTVRPYRGRDAVSYDYKTTAQGILEKEDPSNPEFVVPQKELALLKQKDYGRFADKNGNLPVAFITDNDITGGNSGSPVINGRGELIGVAFDGNWEAMTGDLAYDPELKRCINADIRYVLWCVEKLGGAKHLVDEMTIVNNGPNPGVGPQTSASAAAELGDVEKMKVKTDKGGKTKIKRKKEDAAAGM, from the coding sequence ATGCGTAAAAACAACTGGGCTATGGCCCTGGCGCTGGCAGTACTGCTGCCACTCACGGCCCGCGCCGACGAAGGCATGTGGCTGCCGCTCTTCGTGAAGCGGCTCAACCACGCCGACATGCAGAAAAAAGGCCTCAAGCTGACGGCCGAAGAAATCTACGATATCAACAATGCCTCGCTCAAGGACGCTGTGGTGCAGCTCGGCGGCTTCTGCACCGGCGAGTTTGTGAGCAGCCAGGGCCTGCTGCTCACCAACCACCACTGCGGCTACGACGCCATCCAGAGCCACAGCACCCCGCAAAACAACATCCTGCAAAACGGCTTCTTCGCCGCCACCAAAGCCGAGGAGAAAAAGAACCCCGGCCTGTTCGTGGACATCCTGGTGCGCATGGAAGACGTGACGGGCAAGGTGCTGGAAGGCATTACGCCCGCCACCCCGGAGCAGGAGCGCATGGCCACCGTGCAGAAGCGCCAGAAGGAGCTGGCCGACGCCGCCAAGGAAAACGGCCAGTACGTGGCCTACGTGCGCGACATGTTCGGAGGCAACGAGTACTACCTGTTCGTGTATCAGCGCTTCGGCGACGTGCGCCTGGTGGGTGCTCCGCCCGAGGCCGTGGGCAAGTTCGGCGGCGACACCGACAACTGGATGTGGCCCCGCCACACCGGCGACTTCTCCATGTTCCGGGTGTATGCCGACAAAAACAACAAGCCTACCGCCACGCCCCAGGACGGCAACGTGCCCTACGTGCCCAAAAAGCACCTGCCCGTGAGCCTGCAAGGCGTGAGTGAGGGCGACTTTGCTATGGTGTTCGGCTTTCCGGGCCGCACCCAGCGTTTTTTGCCCGCCGCCGGCCTCCAGCTGACCCTGGACCAGACCAACCCCGCCCGCATCAAGCTGCGCGACACCCGCCTGAAGCTGTGGAAGGAAGACATGGACCGGGACCCCGCCCTGCGCCTCAAGTACGCCTCCAAGTACGCCAGCATTGCCAACTACTGGAAGTACTTCATTGGGCAGAATGAGGGCATGAAGCGCCTGAAAACCGTGGAAGCCAAGCAGGCCGAAGAAAAGGCCCTGGCCGACTGGATTGCCCAGGACCCCGCCCGCCAGCAGCAGTACGGCGAGGCCCTGAGCACCATCAACCAGGCATACGCCGGGATACGCCAGTACAACCTGAGCGTGCAGTACATCAACGAGGGCGCCTTCGGGACGGAAATCATCACGCTGGCCTCGCGCCTGATGCCCCTGTACATGGCCCTGAAAGCCACGCCCGCCGACAAAGCCGCCATCCAGAAGGCTGCCGCCGACCTCAAGGAGCCCGTGGCCGAGCACTTCAAAGACTACAGCGCCCCTACCGATAAAAAGGTGTTTGCGGCGTTGATGAGCCTCTACCAGCAGGACGTGCCCAAGGACCAGCTACCCGACGTGTTCCAGACCGTGCAGAAGCAGTACGGCGGCTCGATGCAGAAGTACGCCGACTACGTGTTCAGCACCTCCTTCCTGACTTCGCAGGCCAAGACCGACGCCTTCCTGGCCGCGCCCACCCTGGCCAAGCTGGAAGCCGACCCGGCCTTCAAGACCATGAACTCGGTGTACACCAGCTTCACCCAGAATATTCTGCCCACCATGCAGGGCCTGCAAGCCGGCCTGGGCCGCGCCAACCGCCTCTACGTGGCCGCCCTGCGCGAAAAGAACGCCCAGAAGGTATACTCGCCCGACGCCAACTCCACCATCCGGCTGAGCTACGGCACGGTGCGCCCCTACCGGGGCCGCGACGCCGTGAGCTACGACTACAAAACCACGGCCCAGGGCATTCTGGAGAAGGAAGACCCCTCGAACCCCGAGTTTGTGGTGCCCCAGAAGGAGCTGGCGCTGCTCAAGCAGAAAGACTACGGCCGCTTCGCCGACAAAAACGGCAACCTGCCCGTGGCCTTCATCACCGACAACGACATTACGGGCGGCAACTCCGGCTCCCCCGTCATCAACGGCCGCGGGGAGCTGATTGGCGTGGCCTTCGACGGCAACTGGGAAGCCATGACCGGCGACCTGGCCTACGACCCCGAGCTGAAGCGCTGCATCAACGCCGACATCCGCTACGTGCTCTGGTGCGTGGAGAAGCTGGGCGGCGCCAAGCACCTGGTCGATGAAATGACCATCGTCAACAACGGCCCCAACCCCGGCGTGGGCCCCCAGACCTCGGCCTCGGCGGCCGCCGAGCTGGGCGACGTGGAAAAGATGAAGGTGAAAACCGACAAGGGTGGCAAAACCAAAATCAAGCGCAAAAAAGAAGACGCCGCTGCCGGCATGTAA
- the yidD gene encoding membrane protein insertion efficiency factor YidD, producing MSYLFRQLLLGLLWVYRHLISPLTPASCRYTPTCSAYAAQAIQKHGPWRGGWLALRRIARCHPWGGHGYDPVP from the coding sequence ATGTCCTACCTGTTCCGCCAGCTGCTGCTGGGCTTGCTGTGGGTGTACCGCCACCTGATTTCGCCGCTCACCCCGGCCAGCTGCCGCTACACGCCCACTTGCTCGGCCTACGCCGCGCAGGCCATTCAGAAGCACGGCCCGTGGCGGGGCGGCTGGCTGGCCCTGCGCCGTATAGCCCGCTGCCACCCCTGGGGCGGCCACGGCTACGACCCCGTGCCCTGA